A segment of the Raphanus sativus cultivar WK10039 unplaced genomic scaffold, ASM80110v3 Scaffold2469, whole genome shotgun sequence genome:
atatttattttaatgatgatttatgagttattaccatattttaaaaaatccaaaaatataaacgacaataaatgtaatatatgagttattaccattattttaaaagtttaacaaaatataattaacattaaatataattatccatgtcatattaatctataatacatgtcatcaattttagtaaccatgtcacgattattaatctaggtgtttttcctgcaccatgtgttgattaattttttaaaagttaattttttattttaaaatgtaatttattaatattatatattttattttgaccaataattaatataaatattattaattaagcataaaattaagagaaatatttttttttaaattatatttgaatatatatgatatatatataaagttaaaatctttagattaaaaaaattatttatttcatttggttaaatgtattaaatcaacttgtacaaaattactaaaaaatcatataattgtatagttatcaaaattaaaactaaataatatttatataatttgtagatatctaaaagaaactaatgatattacgatttaatttttttttaaatccagaaaattttagataataaattttttataattataaaagtaaaattatataatatttcgaaattcaaaatgtcatatttgaatatatttattttagtgatgatttatgagttattaccatattttacaaagtttaccaaaaatataaatcaatattgaatgtaatatatgagttattgccatattctaaaaagatttccaaaaatatatattagcattaaatgtaattgtccatgtcatatttaaccatatgacatatcatcaatcttaatagctatgtcacaatttttttgtgaaaacgattgtagagaagacatgtggcaaatcacttctcaaatatagactaggggataaCTAAGCAAAGATTAAATCGAACCTATATAAGTTTTGGCCGACATTAACAGGGTACTTTGGTGTTATGCTTGTTATCTTCATGAATCAGATAGACTGCTATTGTGGTTCTACCTGATTCCCATATAGGGACAGAAAATGTCGTCACCAAACACATACAAAGAGGAGTTGTTTTTTCAGTTGGGAAATTATGTTATAAGAGGTGTTCGAGACCGATATATAAAGGTAAGATTTAGGTAATTAACGAATATCATGTTcaagatcttaaattttaaatgaaaaagcgaaaaaataataatcttacCAGGTTTGACAACTAAATTATGAAACATAAATGTAAATGAGATACATctgcattcttttttttttatattacgGATCAAAGCTATTGGGATCAAGACCAACTCCAGTTCAATATAAGACAGTGGGGACTCCACCACCGATTGGATAAGAAAAAAAGGGGAGTCCAGGATCAGCTCCAGTTCGACGGAAAACAAAGGGGACCCCAGGATCATCTTCCGGACCAGCTCGTGCAAACACtatagcttcttcttctacaCAAGAGCAAAACACAAGTCAATTCAATGTAATACCAATTTATTTAGCTAATGTTTTTTTCCCTTAGTCATGCACCATTTTGATTTGAATGTAGAACACTCATTCTATTAAACTTAGGTCAGAGAATGAAGAGAAAAAGAGTACCAGAGTCTTCACATTGCAAGGGAGAAGGAGGCTCCACTTGAACAGAAGCAATGtctgcacacacacacaagttAAGATGGAAATATAATAAAGAGATAGCAGCCAAAAGCAGAAACCAATTAATGAATCACCTTCGTCAGTAGGCTTGAGCCTGAAAAGGAGAAGTTCATGCTCTTTTCCACGTTTCCACAGTTTAGCTTGATAGATTTTGGATTCAGGGGTAGATGAATTCATATCCACAGCCCAGAATGACAACCAACACATAATACCATTACAAAATTGGAAATTAGCCTGAATGTGCTCATCCAACACAAGTTTTGTTCCCTTGGCTTCGTTTTGTTTCTTGATCGCAAGGAGTGTCACCTCACGAACAATCTCGGCAGGGCTTCGTGTAGTGCAAAAACCTCGTGGTGGATTATCCAACGATCTTATGTGGAAGGCGTAATCAAATCCATCCCAATCGACAGCGAAACCCTAATTAACCCAACAAATTGATTCCAATATATCAAACTTATATAAACGAATcccaaatttcaaatttgattaGGTTTATTGAATGAATCTAAAGATGGATTTTATACCTCGGATTTCTGGAACTGATAGTGAAACTGAATGTATTGACGCACGTATTCATCATCTTCCAAATTTCTCGACTTGAGATCGCGCTTTTTGTTGATCATTGATTTCGATGCTCCTTCGAAAGCTCCGTGATACCTCGCAATCTTAAGAGGACGAACGTTAACCGCAGTCAAAACAGGGTCCGCCATGTTCGAAACCCTAACACGAACCTTCTCGAAGGACAAAAGAGCAGAGAAGAAGATAATAATTAAATCgagaaaccttttttttttgtaggattCAGACACGAGAAACTTGTTGGTATATAAAGAACTCAACAAAATCACCCAAAAAAAGCCTGCGAAGATTTCATGGGCTAGATAAGGCCCATTATCATTAATGTTATTCATCGCATATTTTTTATccagaaataaataaatgggTGTGTTTTCATAATCTCTCAGctttataatattcaaaaaaaaaaatcattataatatttcaagaaatttattaaaatttaaaagactaGGTAAGTTAATTATTTATGCCAagattatttggatatatttaaataataagctattataacatatatattgatttttataaaaaaataaaataaaatttcgaaataaaTATTGTGGAaacacatatttatatttttataggaGATTAGCAACagagatatttattttattctttgtgAAATTATAATCCGATAGAGTTATTTTCAGAATAATTTTAATGTCAATAAAATGAGAAATTGATAAAAAGAACCGaaatgaaataaatgaaaataaaaatttaccaaatatacaaatatctttttcaaaagaaaaaaaataccaaatatG
Coding sequences within it:
- the LOC108844378 gene encoding uncharacterized protein LOC108844378, which gives rise to MADPVLTAVNVRPLKIARYHGAFEGASKSMINKKRDLKSRNLEDDEYVRQYIQFHYQFQKSEGFAVDWDGFDYAFHIRSLDNPPRGFCTTRSPAEIVREVTLLAIKKQNEAKGTKLVLDEHIQANFQFCNGIMCWLSFWAVDMNSSTPESKIYQAKLWKRGKEHELLLFRLKPTDEDIASVQVEPPSPLQCEDSEEEAIVFARAGPEDDPGVPFVFRRTGADPGLPFFSYPIGGGVPTVLY